The DNA window GCTTTGCCAGCCACGCCTCGAACTCGGGCACCGGGTACCGCACACCACGTCCTACCTGCATGGACAGTGGTCCGGTGTTCTTCGAGCGCCAGTAGGAGAGGGTTTGCTTGCTCACCTGGAGCCGGTCGGCGACCTGCTGCATGGTCAGGTACTCGGGGTGTTCCTTGGGGGTGCTACGTGCACGCTGCATGTTGTCTGTTCCTGTCTGTATCGTTTGGACTGCCTGTTTTGTATAGTAGCACGGCTTGTACGGATTGTGGTTTCCTGTACAGATTGGATAGAGTGATGACATGACAGACGCGGACGACCGGGCACTCGGGGCGGTGATTCGACGCCGCCGGGCGGCGCGGGGGCTCACTCAGCAGGCGATGGCGGAGAGACTTGGTATGTCCCCTGTCGTGTACGGACGGGTCGAGCTGGGCAACCGCCCGGTGCGTGCTGTTGAACTGCGCGACATCGCCCGCACGTTGGGCGTTCCGATGGATGACCTTGTGCGAGAAGTCGATCCGATCACCGCCGAGGAGATGGTCGAGCGCGCGGTCGCCCTGCGAGACACCGCACATCGCGCCCTGCGGGAGTACGCCTCTGTCGTGGTCGATGCCGTCGCCGC is part of the Mycobacterium sp. HUMS_12744610 genome and encodes:
- a CDS encoding helix-turn-helix transcriptional regulator, whose translation is MQRARSTPKEHPEYLTMQQVADRLQVSKQTLSYWRSKNTGPLSMQVGRGVRYPVPEFEAWLAKQAQRTARGEKATA
- a CDS encoding helix-turn-helix domain-containing protein, which gives rise to MTDADDRALGAVIRRRRAARGLTQQAMAERLGMSPVVYGRVELGNRPVRAVELRDIARTLGVPMDDLVREVDPITAEEMVERAVALRDTAHRALREYASVVVDAVAAVDESDHGALVDDEPLTDADDLAEYLARMPQFAGLTAPADLVPILRRALTDLASSVPLYVSTESEECDG